A part of Anolis sagrei isolate rAnoSag1 chromosome 3, rAnoSag1.mat, whole genome shotgun sequence genomic DNA contains:
- the KIF11 gene encoding kinesin-like protein KIF11 codes for MAFQGGGKKEEKGKNIQVVVRCRPFNTSERKSNSYSVIECEHARKEITVRSGGVTDKTSRKTYTFDMVFGAQAKQIDVYRSVICPILDEVLMGYNCTVFAYGQTGTGKTFTMEGERSPNAEFTWEEDPLAGVIPRTLHQIFEKLAENGTEFSVKVSLLEIYNEELFDLLNPSADVGEKLQMFDDPRNKRGVIIKGLEEITVHNKDEVYQILERGAAKRTTAATYMNQYSSRSHSVFSVTLHMKETTIDGEELVKIGKLNLVDLAGSENIGRSGAVDKRAREAGNINQSLLTLGRVITALVERAPHIPYRESKLTRILQDSLGGRTKTCIIATISPASINLEETLSTLEYAHRAKNIMNKPEVNQKLTKRALIKEYTEEIERLKRDLTAAREKHGVYISLENYDSLHVKLTAQEEQIAEYVDKIAAMEENLKRITELFTVQKDEMERCQTDLRVREKELQDTQKHLEITKVRLSEEQYIASSLENTEEKLHGTATKLLSTVEETTKDVSGLHAKIDRKKAVEQNNAEAQKTFTEHMNALFGEMQNSVKENYCKQQQILDYYAFSVGDLLSAGSSAFAVTAAAIDAAFNSVKVMVSAEVSQTSEAILKQESLTSQNRIGLQKVIEEHASGLDRALSSLSPIVKLVLNLNAELQNNLKKQTSLAEKITDYKEEMSAFFQGHSLALSKLQEDTSRMFSQFQQDYEHLEKQVELAKLAQKKSTAQLISSLKDQVSLLEQESQLNLSDVLEKSRRLKQNVFAVQDNITLQTTDLSTSAASRHSILTLPLDDFSQEIRQSSSENVKILLQSSSHCEDFGKSLDRVCQETESWGETATSKIMRIADQQSAFLTSQKEYLQRICKNLDDNCSASVAKLTVHVDRQKDAQETVLKGLLDKMPNDKHVLMTQKETLLTKAKHGLIRVNGFVGEELKVDIPTGTTPQRKDYRYPVTVVKTEPRDVLLEKLRQKQLELRAAEILDQSSFVDEEEIRETNDSLVSENSFLDTSLCIQTTNGVPFFQRKKNVKKDKENKLTVFLDKTKEEDAADTPFSKSKYALRIQN; via the exons GCCCTTCAATACATCTGAACGAAAATCAAATTCCTACTCTGTAATAGAGTGTGAACATGCAAGGAAAGAAATTACTGTTCGCTCTGGAGGTGTAACTGATAAAACATCAAGGAAGACATATACTTTTGACATG GTTTTTGGAGCACAAGCAAAACAAATTGATGTGTACCGCAGTGTCATCTGTCCCATTTTGGATGAAGTGCTTATGGGCTATAACTGTACTGTATTTGC CTATGGTCAAACTGGTACAGGAAAGACCTTTACTATGGAAGGAGAAAGATCGCCTAATGCAGAATTTACATGGGAAGAG GATCCACTTGCTGGTGTGATTCCACGTACACTACATCAAATATTTGAAAAACTTGCAGAGAATGGTACAGAATTTTCTGTCAAAGTGTCTTTACTGGAGATATACAATGAAGAGCTCTTTGATCTTTTGAATCCATCAGCAGATGTTGGAGAAAAGCTGCAAATGTTTGATGATCCACGTAataag agAGGCGTGATCATCAAGGGTTTGGAAGAAATAACTGTACACAACAAGGATGAAGTTTATCAAATCTTAGAAAGGGGAGCGGCAAAAAGAACGACTGCAGCTACTTATATGAACCAGTACTCTAG TCGATCTCATTCCGTGTTCTCTGTCACATTGCACATGAAAGAAACAACAATAGACGGAGAAGAGCTTGTTAAAATTGGGAAACTGAACTTG GTTGATCTGGCGGGAAGTGAAAACATTGGTCGTTCTGGAGCAGTTGACAAAAGGGCTCGTGAAGCCGGGAATATTAACCAGTCTCTTTTGACTCTGGGGAGAGTCATTACTGCACTTGTGGAAAGAGCGCCGCACATTCCATACAGAGAATCCAAGCTAACGCGTATTCTTCAGGACTCTCTTGGAGGACGCACCAAAACATGCATAATTGCAACCATTTCCCCTGCCTCAATTAATCTTGAG GAAACTCTGAGTACTCTTGAATATGCTCATAGAGCCAAGAATATCATGAACAAGCCTGAAGTGAATCAGAAACTCACTAAACGAGCACTCATCAAG gagtatacaGAAGAGATCGAACGCTTAAAAAGGGATCTTACTGCAGCACGAGAGAAACATGGTGTCTATATTTCTCTGGAAAACTATGA TTCTCTTCATGTGAAGCTGACAGCTCAGGAGGAACAAATTGCAGAGTATGTGGATAAAATTGCTGCAATGGAGGAAAATCTGAAAAGA ATCACGGAGTTATTCACAGTTCAAAAAGATGAAATGGAAAGGTGTCAAACAGACCTACGGGTCAGAGAAAAGGAACTGCAGGACACACAGAAGCACTTGGAAATAACCAAAGTCCGTCTTTCTGAAGAACAATATATAGCATCCAGTTTGGAGAACACAGAAGAAAAACTTCATGGCACTGCTACCAAG TTGCTTAGTACAGTTGAAGAGACGACCAAAGATGTGTCTGGTCTGCATGCAAAAATAGACCGCAAAAAGGCTGTTGAGCAGAATAATGCAGAAGCCCAAAAGACATTTACAGAGCACATGAATGCTCTCTTTGGGGAAATGCAGAACTCTGTTAAGGAGAACTATTGTAAACAGCAGCAGATTCTAGACTATTACGCCTTTTCAGTTG GTGATCTTCTTTCTGCCGGCTCCTCGGCTTTTGCAGTTACTGCAGCAGCTATAGATGCAGCATTCAACTCAGTAAAAGTAATGGTTTCTGCTGAAGTTTCCCAAACTTCTGAAGCGATACTAAAGCAGGAGTCACTGACATCTCAGAATAGAATTGGCTTGCAAAAAGTGATT GAAGAACATGCATCTGGATTGGACCGAGCACTCAGTAGTCTGTCGCCCATAGTGAAACTTGTATTGAATCTAAATGCTGAACTCCAGAATAACTTGAAGAAACAAACATCCCTGGCTGAAAAG ATTACAGACTATAAAGAAGAAATGTCTGCCTTCTTCCAAGGCCACTCTCTTGCTTTGAGTAAACTGCAAGAAGACACTTCCAGGATGTTTTCTCAGTTTCAGCAGGATTATGAGCACTTGGAGAAACAGGTGGAGTTAGCCAAACTGGCACAAAAAAAG AGTACAGCCCAGCTGATTTCTTCTCTAAAAGACCAAGTGAGTTTGCTCGAGCAAGAATCTCAGCTGAATCTGAGTGATGTTCTAGAGAAAAGTAGAAGACTAAAGCAGAATGTATTCGCTGTACAAGACAACATAACTCT GCAAACGACAGACCTTTCCACATCTGCAGCATCACGGCACAGTATATTGACCCTGCCTCTGGATGACTTTTCTCAAGAGATCAGGCAGTCCAGCAGTGAAAACGTTAAGATACTGTTGCAGTCAAGTAGTCACTGCGAAGACTTTGGTAAGAGTCTGGACCGTgtctgccaagaaacagaaagCTGGGGTGAAACTGCAACATCAAAAATAATGCGTATAGCTGATCAACAGAGTGCCTTTCTCACCAGCCAGAAGGAATACCTACAAAGGATTTGCAAG AATCTGGACGACAACTGCAGTGCATCAGTTGCTAAGCTCACAGTCCATGTTGACCGACAAAAAGATGCTCAAGAGACTGTCCTCAAGGGACTCCTTGACAAGATGCCCAACGATAAGCATGTGCTTATGACACAGAAAGAGACGCTCCTCACGAAAGCAAAACATGGCTTAATCCGAGTTAATGGATTTGTGGGAGAAGAACTCAAAGTAGACATCCCAACAG GAACCACCCCACAGAGGAAAGATTATCGTTATCCTGTGACAGTTGTGAAAACAGAACCCCGCGATGTCTTGCTTGAAAAATTAAGGCAAAAGCAGCTGGAGCTCAGAGCTGCAGAGATCTTGGATCAG AGTTCCTTTGTGGATGAAGAAGAGATAAGAGAGACGAATGATAGCCTGGTCAGTGAAAATTCCTTCTTGGATACCAGTCTCTGTATTCAGACAACCAACGGTGTGCCCTTCTTCCAG CGTAAAAAGAATGTAAAAAAGGATAAAGAGAACAAATTGACTGTCTTCCTGGataagacaaaggaagaagatgcAGCAGATACGCCATTTTCAAAGTCAAAATATGCCTTAAGGATCCAGAATTAA